Proteins encoded by one window of Venturia canescens isolate UGA chromosome 2, ASM1945775v1, whole genome shotgun sequence:
- the LOC122405717 gene encoding uncharacterized protein isoform X3 produces MPRKSSGLPPPKDGKTCCFCGLADVNELDYGKIHEYSGIITHYYCLLFSSNMQQQGSDDEGILGFLPDDIHKEIKRGKRLVCSYCKKNGATLGCCNTKCKKIFHFPCGLKNGSLHQFFGEFRSYCIHHRPKQVIEDRIWKELSQCEKRICYICYDEVNPRDHLGTIWAPCCKKNAWFHRVCVQQLAMSAGYFFKCPLCNNKAEFQKAMLDHGIFIPSQDASWELVPNAFHELLYRHNRCDAVKCVCPKGREYTGTNAKWELTLCRTCGSQGIHSACGNLRWGNPIWECNECTSILNKSGTNTETFSHSSNSRRSQVENDISDDESSSDSEISVGGGPETFTDTCDSHVEPQSSSFVPEVISIKEKSPEKQRLFDTGSKDSLTSPRSITENRETQAVRENNDELAPLTKKPKIEVARKADKDDSDDDVIIVSGPSCRESYRPLSKPWPLGNNRAASGTKENTKLVEIQSKSNTIFEEVLNVGKKVWTSLTGSSTSSQVRFPVSKVGKSVPIEIDLSDSETGSTTNSCTVVNSKTSTYPTTSSPTVIKSKTWMVPTMSSPTDVNPKTSTNPTTSSSTVVNPKTSTNSTTVFPELNIQISNVTSLAPEAFASVPESNNQSTDSKKVEHVPSAEKPKNPAGQQIYQRLEIIRLEAQPAANNLPKPVIYSLTIPGTNTAVPLIITTAETSQPAPPSTNNSPVQSPLSRLAGPKSRKAAIWAAAVSNTSTIQDNSTSAGEVPKLVATVIRTDDPVVTSTKATPGTLQNNESSTVLPPVQNDKGPISVAPQPAPIFEQQSKVLIQNKDGSMVIITPKSSSQTTRSHGQPPFLLPKRSVPNSSNEESAVLSPIVSNSSQVQSNQRSIVAAPELTTSTISNNDRSNIATVTVVCNNNQTVVTPNSTNSTIQSNRGWPLLAPKQTPPLIQSDETSTSVIEVPSESSTPKLSYSLPLEAVVNDEILKSRAGKKFSTKSNVPCNKASSKKTEGSSNVQINQNSTTAEDAAPTTEVSTTSIKTSTPNRLITSSKVCLFTPKPPPSPPSNSPSINTNSSAAVKVPTFLIDNTSEIQNGSSAGISVGNNLNKSPSCNEIRRSFETPPNKSNNEDLQPTGSRTNPKPLTIPISPHSKISYTEDRESLDSSENCTGDAGTDPAVPSKSDVAINIKSNETIGPDIRRNIRCTRDKNDVSKKSGADNEFRNDSQFDAEKNETTQRSIASERRDSPDRIGLINKMIRLRDLKFKVCGSNIVKMEIYKTYCVNMKIDNGKKRKLSSCKNDKVSKMNSAGTENCSLPHGSDYLRNVDDRKRFSGSLMSSCAFSSDENSEKAMISQSSNSSQSNTTLKVSEVLPIDSKHGNINSRGQDELKENLDPIPPSTNISRTISPIERKSKTRLRNSGVTTMQLLNEQGTQDKVIDKKTESSPRKKANDDQSLGTSKILYNEWKESACSVARNLVVANDAEVNGFHCGNTTKTCKTRMTCATENEEISERVESSPKRAKYEKFEAFKEGTLPINNTRIENPPFSHLVTAEKVQSRRSSRVKNVSKNEKLHSNAPKNGKRSSRISKSGSDNSVCCKVSIDLAKIRSVLANTSEFVGKFENNVFQKFQRKNERSKFTWGFLFKTFRSHDNLTIEDNCSSSVQQISKISIRRWKSDGNLFSDFKSENTFREWSRISDDENVWRRGHKRKTRNFEKHDCVR; encoded by the exons ATGCCACGAAAAAGTTCTGGCCTGCCACCTCCCAAAGATGGCAAGACATGTTGTTTCTGTGGCCTCGCGGATGTCAATGAGCTAGATTATGGAAAAATCCATGAATACAGTGGAATTATCACCCATTATTATTGTTTG CTGTTTTCATCTAACATGCAACAGCAAGGGTCTGATGATGAAGGTATTTTGGGTTTTTTGCCTGACGACATCCACAAAGAGATCAAAAGAGGAAAACGACTA GTTTGCTCGTactgcaaaaaaaatggagctaCATTAGGATGCTGCAAtacaaaatgtaaaaaaatatttcattttccttGTGGCCTAAAAAATGGTTCGCTGCATCAGTTTTTTGGAGAATTTAG ATCGTATTGTATTCATCATCGACCGAAGCAGGTAATCGAAGACCGTATTTGGAAAGAGTTATCGCAATGCGAAAAGAGGATATGTTACATATGCTACGATGAAGTTAATCCGCGAGATCATTTGGGTACGATATGGGCTCCGTGTTGCAAAAAAAACGCATGGTTCCATCGTGTATGCGTGCAGCAATTGGCTATGAGTGCAGGATACTTCTTCAAGTGTCCGTTGTGCAACAACAAAGCGGAGTTTCAGAAGGCGATGTTAGACCATGGAATATTTATACCGAGTCAGGACGCATCTTGGGAATTGGTACCAAACGCTTTTCACGAATTGTTATACAGACACAATCGCTGCGATGCTGTAAAATGTGTTTGTCCGAAAGGAAGAGAATATACGGGCACGAACGCGAAATGGGAATTGACGCTTTGTCGAACTTGCGGTTCTCAAGGTATTCACTCGGCATGTGGGAATCTCAGGTGGGGTAACCCAATCTGGGAATGCAACGAGTGCACTTCTATCCTCAATAAATCTGGAACGAATACAGAAACGTTCAGTCATTCTTCAAATAGTCGACGATCGCAAGTTGAAAATGACATATCAGACGATGAGAGTAGCAGCGACAGTGAAATTTCAGTGGGCGGTGGTCCAGAAACGTTCACAGATACCTGTGACTCGCATGTTGAGCCACAATCTTCCTCCTTCGTTCCAGAGGTGATTAGCATCAAAGAGAAAAGTCCAGAAAAACAACGACTTTTTGACACCGGTAGTAAAGATTCGTTGACATCACCGAGGAGCATTACAGAGAATCGGGAGACCCAAGCGGTTAGAGAAAATAACGATGAACTTGCACCTTtgacaaaaaaaccgaaaatcgAAGTGGCACGTAAGGCTGATAAGGACGACAGCGATGACGACGTGATCATCGTTTCCGGACCGAGTTGCAGAGAATCTTATCGTCCTCTCAGTAAGCCTTGGCCACTTGGAAATAATCGGGCAGCTTCAGGAACTAAAGAGAACACGAAGCTGGTAGAAATACAATCGAAAtcaaacacaatttttgaGGAGGTTTTGAATGtgggaaaaaaagtttggacAAGTTTGACTGGTTCGTCGACAAGCTCACAAGTGCGATTTCCAGTATCGAAAGTCGGAAAGTCTGTGCCGATTGAGATTGATTTGAGCGATAGTGAAACTGGATCAACAACGAACTCGTGTACTGTCGTGAATTCAAAAACTTCGACATATCCAACGACGAGTTCGCCTACAGTCATAAAATCGAAAACATGGATGGTCCCAACGATGAGTTCACCTACTGACGTAAATCCAAAGACGTCGACGAACCCTACGACGAGCTCGTCTACAGTTGTAAATCCGAAAACATCGACAAACTCAACGACTGTATTTCCGGAATTGAATATACAAATAAGTAACGTGACGTCTTTGGCTCCTGAAGCGTTTGCCAGCGTACCTGAGTCGAACAATCAATCGACAGATTCAAAAAAAGTCGAGCACGTACCCTCTgccgaaaaaccaaaaaatccaGCCGGTCAACAAATCTATCAACGTCTCGAAATAATACGTTTAGAAGCGCAACCCGCTGCAAACAATTTACCAAAACCAGTGATTTACAGTCTCACTATTCCTGGGACAAACACTGCTGTACCCTTGATTATAACGACGGCTGAAACCTCCCAACCAGCACCACCCAGTACTAATAATTCACCGGTGCAATCACCGTTAAGCAGACTCGCAGGTCCGAAATCCCGTAAAGCGGCAATTTGGGCAGCCGCAGTATCAAATACTTCCACGATTCAAGATAATTCAACATCTGCTGGTGAAGTGCCAAAATTAGTGGCGACGGTAATTCGAACCGACGATCCAGTCGTGACATCGACAAAGGCGACTCCAGGAACGCTTCAAAACAACGAAAGTTCGACGGTTTTGCCACCAGTTCAGAATGACAAAGGACCGATCTCTGTGGCACCACAACCAGCGCCAATTTTTGAACAACAATCCAAAGTCTTGATACAGAACAAAGACGGATCGATGGTTATTATCACTCCGAAATCATCGTCACAAACAACTCGGAGTCACGGTCAACCGCCCTTTTTGTTACCCAAAAGATCAGTTCCAAATTCGAGCAACGAAGAATCGGCTGTACTGTCGCCAATTGTATCTAATTCGTCACAAGTTCAAAGCAACCAAAGATCGATTGTTGCTGCGCCAGAGTTAACGACGTCTACGATTTCGAATAATGATAGATCGAACATTGCGACAGTGACGGTTGTCTGCAATAATAATCAAACGGTTGTTACACCAAATTCAACTAATTCGACGATTCAGAGTAACAGAGGTTGGCCTCTTTTGGCGCCAAAACAAACTCCACCACTGATTCAAAGTGATGAAACATCGACGAGTGTCATTGAGGTTCCATCCGAATCGTCCACGCCGAAGTTATCCTACTCCCTCCCTCTAGAAGCCGTTGtaaacgatgaaattttgaagtCTCGAGCGGGAAAAAAGTTCTCCACGAAAAGTAATGTTCCTTGTAACAAAGCTTCGTCGAAAAAGACCGAGGGATCATCGAACGTACAGATAAATCAAAATTCAACGACCGCTGAAGATGCCGCACCGACGACGGAAGTTTCGACAACTTCGATCAAAACGTCAACTCCGAATCGACTTATTACCTCGAGTAAGGTCTGCTTATTCACTCCTAAACCACCTCCTTCACCCCCGTCCAATTCTCCGTCCATAAATACCAATTCCTCCGCAGCTGTGAAAGTTCCTACGTTTCTGATCGACAATACCAGTGAAATCCAAAACGGATCTTCAGCTGGAATTTCTGTCGGAAACAATTTGAATAAGAGTCCTTCGTGCAATGAGATTCGACGAAGCTTCGAAACTCCTCCGAACAAATCCAACAATGAGGATTTACAACCAACCGGAAGTAGGACCAATCCAAAGCCTCTAACAATTCCGATTAGTCCACACTCAAAAATTTCCTACACTGAAGATAGAGAATCTCTAGACTCTTCGGAAAAC TGTACCGGGGATGCAGGCACCGACCCTGCAGTTCCATCCAAATCTGACGTCGCAATCAATATCAAATCCAACGAGACGATCGGACCAGATATACGTCGAAATATCCGATGTACAAGAGATAAAAACGATGTCAGCAAAAA AAGTGGAGCGGACAACGAGTTTCGAAATGACTCACAGTTCGatgcggaaaaaaatgaaacgactCAACGTTCCATTGCCAGTGAGCGGCGTGACTCCCCTGATCGAATTGGATTAATAAACAAGATGATCAGATTACGAGATCTTAAATTTAAAGTCTGTGGGTCAAACATTGTCAAg ATGGAAATTTACAAAACGTATTGCGTGAATATGAAGATCGATAATGGGAAAAAGCGTAAACTTTCATCATGTAAAAATGATAAAGTTTCGAAGATGAATAGTGCAG GAACCGAGAATTGTTCGTTGCCGCATGGGTCCGATTATTTAAGAAACGTCGATGATCGCAAAAGATTTTCAGGATCATTGATGAGTTCTTGTGCGTTTAGCAGCGATGAAAATAGCGAAAAAGCGATGATCAGCCAATCGAGCAATAGCTCGCAGAGCAACACTACGTTGAAGGTTTCGGAGGTTTTACCGATCGATTCGAAACATGGAAATATCAATTCCCGAGGTCAAGACGAACTCAAAGAAAATCTGGATCCCATACCGCCGTCGACAAATATTAGTAGGACAATAAGCCCTATTGAACGAAAAAGTAAAACTCGTTTGCGCAACAGTGGGGTCACTACAATGCAATTGTTGAATGAGCAAGGCACTCAGGATAAAGTAATTGACAAAAAGACTGAAAGCAGTCCTCGAAAAAAGGCGAATGACGATCAGTCGCTCGGGACTTCGAAAATATTGTACAACGAATGGAAAGAAAGTGCATGTAGCGTTGCTCGAAATTTGGTCGTtgcgaacgacgctgaagtaaACGGTTTTCACTGTGGAAATACcacaaaaacatgtaaaacgcGTATGACCTGCGCGACCGAGAACGAAGAAATTTCTGAACGCGTGGAATCTTCACCAAAACGTGCAAAGTACGAAAAATTCGAGGCTTTCAAAGAGGGAACTCTCCCAATAAATAATACGAGAATTGAAAACCCGCCATTCAGTCATCTAGTCACCGCGGAAAAAGTACAAAGTCGTAGAAGTTCGCGCGTTAAAAACGtttccaaaaatgaaaaattgcactCGAATGCGCCTAAAAATGGGAAGAGATCGAGTCGCATAAGCAAATCAGGTAGCGACAACTCCGTTTGTTGCAAAGTTAGCATCGATCTAGCAAAAATTCGGTCTGTTCTTGCCAATACAAGCGAGTTTGTCggaaagtttgaaaacaatgtatttcaaaaattccagaGGAAAAATGAGCGATCGAAATTTACGTGGGGTTTCCTCTTTAAAACATTTCGTAGCCATgataatttgacaattgaagaTAATTGTTCATCATCGGTCCAACAAATTTCTAAGATTTCCATTCGCAGATGGAAAAGTGATGGCAATCTGTTTAGCGATTTTAAATCCGAGAATACTTTTCGTGAGTGGAGCAGAATTTCTGACGACGAAAATGTGTGGAGAAGAGGCCACAAgcgaaaaactcgaaatttcgaaaagcaCGATTGCGTTAGATAG